ACCAGCCGCAAGGCCGTTGCCCGTCACCACTGGACTTCGGTCCAACGGACGCATTAGGACCCGTCCATCCCCAATGCCTTCCGACCCCCCGACACGCCCTGACCCGGCGGCACGTCCCGCCGTGTGGCTGTTGGAGGACTCCGCCACCGAAGCCCAGGCCACGCAGGCGGCGCTCGCCGCCACGTGCGATGTCACCGTGTTCTCCGACGGGGCCATGCTGGTGGAATCCCTGGGCTTCAAGCCGTTGCCGGACGTGCTCGTGTTGGACCGGGAGACGCCGGGGCTCACCGGCCTGGAGGTCTGCGGCTTCGTCCGGAGCACCCCCGCCACGGCCAGACTCCCCGTCCTGCTGCTCACCTCCCACCAGCGCCCCGAGGACGTCGTCGAAGGCCTGGGCGCCGGCGCCAATGAGTACGTCTTCAAGCCCTTCCGTCCCCAGGAGCTGGTGGCCCGCGTCCTGGGGCTCGCCCACTGGAGCTGGCAGCAGCGTCAGCGCGACGCCCAGGTGACCGTGGAGCTCGGCAGCACCCGCCAGCAGCTGTCCGACGAGCAGGCACGCCGCACCCTCGCGGAGAGCACGCTCGCGGAGGTCCGCGCCGCGGAGCTGCGCGCCTGGAACAGCGAACAGCGCTTCCGTCTGGCCGCCCGCGCGACCCAGGACGCCATCTGGGAGTGGAATCCCCAGACAGACACCCTGGAATGGAGCAGCGGAGGACAGGACCTGCTGGGCCCACTGGACTCCCCGCACGTGCCACGCCAGGACTGGTGGCGCGGACACATCCATCCGGATGACCTCGACGCCGTCCAGCGCGGATTCCTCGAAGCCCTCGGTGGAGGCGGAGACGTGTGGCGCAGCAGCTACCGGTTCCGCGACGTGCATGGCGCCTGGAGGGACGTGGAGGAGCACGCCCTCATCGTCCGCGACGGCGATGCGCGCGTCGTCCAGGTGGTGGGCGCCCTGCGGGACGTGACCGCGCGAAAGCAGTGGGAGACGCAGACCCGCCAGCGCGCGGACTTCGAGCGGCAGCTCATTGGCATCGTGAGCCACGACCTGCGCACCCCGCTGGCCTCCGTCCTGCTGTCCGTTTCATTGCTGGAGCGGACCTCGCTGGACGAAGCCCAGGAAAAACGCGTGCGGCGGATCCGCGCCTCCGCCGAGCGTGCCGCACGGATGATCCGCGACCTGCTGAACTTCACGGAGGTGCGCCACGGCAGACTCGCCCTGCATCTCCAGGACACGGACTTCCATGTCCTGGTGGACGCCGCCATCGAGGAGGCCGCTCCCCCAGGCCGCGCCATCCTGCGCTCCCGGTCAGGAGATGGCGTGGGGAGGTGGGACATGGACCGGCTGTCGCAGGTGGCGGGCAACCTGCTGG
This DNA window, taken from Corallococcus coralloides DSM 2259, encodes the following:
- a CDS encoding sensor histidine kinase, producing the protein MWLLEDSATEAQATQAALAATCDVTVFSDGAMLVESLGFKPLPDVLVLDRETPGLTGLEVCGFVRSTPATARLPVLLLTSHQRPEDVVEGLGAGANEYVFKPFRPQELVARVLGLAHWSWQQRQRDAQVTVELGSTRQQLSDEQARRTLAESTLAEVRAAELRAWNSEQRFRLAARATQDAIWEWNPQTDTLEWSSGGQDLLGPLDSPHVPRQDWWRGHIHPDDLDAVQRGFLEALGGGGDVWRSSYRFRDVHGAWRDVEEHALIVRDGDARVVQVVGALRDVTARKQWETQTRQRADFERQLIGIVSHDLRTPLASVLLSVSLLERTSLDEAQEKRVRRIRASAERAARMIRDLLNFTEVRHGRLALHLQDTDFHVLVDAAIEEAAPPGRAILRSRSGDGVGRWDMDRLSQVAGNLLANALAYGDPAAPIQVRTHGEQGDVVLEVHNGGAPIPPDLLPRLFEPLERGAPHQGNRSERSIGLGLFIVRQVVHAHGGTVSVTSLPEAGTTFTVRLPKQPPAAPPVPPPG